The Nocardia arthritidis genome has a window encoding:
- a CDS encoding acyltransferase family protein — protein MVAAVDRGPGIRRAESRAAGARPERVFRSDIEGLRAVAVLAVVLFHAGLPGIGGGFVGVDTFFVISGFLITGMLWREVRDTGRVDLARFYGARARRLLPVAGIVLVVTGITAAALLPPLRARAVLGDGIASALYAGNYRLAVRGTDYLNADAPPSPFQHYWSLGVEEQFYLLWPAVILGIAWLLRRGGGRHARRTALPYFAVLVLISAASWSISLSWTRTSPPWAFFALPARAWELAAGGLIALSVPVWRRLPAPLSTVAGWLGLGSIVFGCVHLGSATPYPGTAALLPVAGTALVIVGGCGAPYFGVGRMLALPPMRALGRLSYSWYLWHWPVLTLAPAALGHPLGPMDSVGAVGLSGALAVLTLRLIENPIRFAAPLRRSAAHSLACGAAVTVAAGAVSTALLVLVPAPVGRGAAAEALTVTAEPTPSGESSPTVGPSPTADPAARLIAQVQAAIVASAETRAVPSNLTPALADAPGDRARVFDNGCVRSWRDLGQPECVAGDAGSATTVALVGDSHAAMWSPAFEKIAAQRNWRLETMSKVTCPLLELPIDSPYLGREYTECEQWRTLVMDRLRTERPRLIVMSMSRRYGADFGFTAYDPAWLDSLRRLVARLRATGAAVVVLGPIPDPHTTVPTCLSGHLDDALACAPTRSVAVNDAGIADEVAATEAGGGRYADLTALFCTADRCPLIAAKDLIYRDDNHLTVTYAETLAPVVAALVPRALVAG, from the coding sequence ATGGTGGCAGCCGTGGATCGGGGGCCGGGAATTCGGCGGGCCGAGTCACGGGCGGCCGGTGCTCGGCCGGAGCGGGTCTTCCGGTCCGATATCGAGGGGTTGCGGGCGGTCGCGGTGCTCGCGGTCGTGCTGTTCCACGCGGGGCTGCCCGGAATCGGCGGCGGATTCGTCGGTGTGGATACCTTTTTCGTGATTTCCGGATTCCTGATCACCGGCATGCTGTGGCGGGAAGTGCGGGATACCGGCCGGGTTGATTTGGCGCGGTTCTACGGTGCTCGGGCGCGGCGGCTGCTGCCCGTCGCGGGAATTGTCCTGGTGGTCACGGGAATTACGGCCGCGGCGCTGTTGCCGCCGTTGCGGGCCCGTGCCGTGCTCGGCGACGGTATCGCGAGCGCGCTCTACGCGGGCAACTATCGGCTGGCCGTGCGCGGCACCGACTATCTGAATGCCGATGCGCCGCCGTCGCCGTTCCAGCACTACTGGTCGCTGGGCGTGGAGGAGCAGTTCTATTTGCTTTGGCCCGCGGTCATTCTCGGCATCGCCTGGTTGCTCAGGCGCGGAGGCGGGCGGCATGCGCGGCGGACGGCGTTGCCGTATTTCGCGGTGCTCGTGCTGATTTCGGCGGCATCCTGGTCGATCTCGCTGAGTTGGACGCGTACGTCGCCGCCCTGGGCCTTCTTCGCCCTGCCCGCACGGGCCTGGGAGCTGGCGGCGGGTGGGCTGATCGCGCTATCGGTACCGGTCTGGCGCCGATTGCCCGCGCCGCTGAGCACCGTCGCCGGTTGGCTCGGACTCGGCTCGATCGTCTTCGGTTGCGTACACCTGGGCAGTGCGACGCCGTATCCGGGCACCGCCGCGCTGCTACCCGTCGCCGGAACCGCGCTCGTCATCGTCGGTGGTTGTGGCGCACCATATTTCGGCGTCGGCCGAATGCTCGCGCTGCCGCCGATGCGGGCGCTCGGGCGGTTGTCCTACTCCTGGTATCTGTGGCACTGGCCGGTGCTGACTCTCGCGCCCGCGGCGCTCGGCCATCCGCTCGGTCCGATGGATTCCGTTGGCGCGGTCGGACTGTCGGGTGCGCTGGCGGTCCTGACGCTGCGGCTGATCGAGAACCCGATTCGTTTCGCGGCGCCGCTGCGGCGTTCGGCGGCGCACAGTCTCGCCTGCGGCGCCGCGGTGACGGTCGCCGCGGGTGCGGTGAGCACAGCGCTGCTCGTCCTGGTACCCGCCCCGGTCGGCCGTGGCGCAGCGGCGGAGGCGCTCACTGTCACGGCCGAACCCACGCCCTCGGGCGAATCGTCGCCGACGGTCGGACCGTCGCCCACCGCCGATCCGGCCGCACGGCTGATCGCGCAGGTGCAGGCCGCGATCGTCGCCTCGGCCGAAACTCGGGCCGTCCCTTCGAATCTCACCCCGGCGCTGGCGGATGCGCCGGGGGACCGGGCGAGGGTATTCGACAACGGATGCGTGCGTTCCTGGCGTGATCTCGGTCAGCCCGAATGCGTCGCGGGCGACGCCGGATCGGCCACCACGGTGGCCCTGGTCGGCGACTCGCACGCGGCCATGTGGAGTCCGGCATTCGAAAAGATTGCCGCGCAGCGAAATTGGCGCCTGGAGACGATGAGCAAGGTCACCTGCCCGCTGCTCGAATTACCCATCGACAGCCCGTACCTCGGTCGCGAATACACCGAATGCGAGCAGTGGCGCACGCTCGTCATGGATCGGTTGCGCACCGAACGTCCACGGCTGATCGTCATGAGCATGTCGCGGCGCTACGGCGCGGATTTCGGGTTCACCGCTTACGATCCGGCCTGGCTCGACAGCCTCCGGCGGCTGGTGGCGCGGTTGCGCGCGACCGGTGCGGCCGTTGTGGTGCTCGGTCCGATTCCCGATCCGCACACCACCGTGCCGACCTGCCTGTCCGGTCACCTCGATGACGCACTCGCCTGTGCGCCGACCCGATCGGTGGCCGTGAACGACGCGGGTATCGCGGACGAGGTGGCGGCGACCGAGGCGGGTGGCGGGCGCTACGCCGATCTCACCGCATTGTTCTGCACCGCCGATCGCTGCCCGCTGATCGCCGCCAAGGACCTGATCTACCGCGACGACAACCACCTCACCGTCACCTATGCCGAGACGCTCGCACCGGTCGTCGCCGCACTGGTGCCTCGTGCCCTCGTGGCGGGCTGA
- a CDS encoding haloalkane dehalogenase, whose product MLIDFVPDGDLYPFESRWFDSSVGRVHYIDEGTGPTILFCHGAPAWSFLYRHIVRRLRDRYRCVAVDYLGFGLSERPAGFGYTVAEHTAVLGELIDHLRLDGFVLMGHDWGGPIGLGAVTERADRVRGIVLGNTVFWPIEALANRAFSMVMSSRPMQRRILERNFLIERVLLGELGHTLTPAEADHYRAVQPTAAARRGLAVMPKEIRAARPLLDQLARDVPAQLGDKPTLLVWGMRDMVFRPNDCIPRMRSAFTDLDIVELPNARHFIQEHAPDAIATAIARRFR is encoded by the coding sequence ATGCTGATTGATTTCGTTCCCGACGGGGACCTGTATCCGTTCGAGTCGCGGTGGTTCGACTCGTCCGTCGGCCGGGTGCACTACATCGACGAGGGGACCGGGCCGACGATCCTGTTCTGTCACGGCGCTCCGGCGTGGAGTTTCCTCTACCGCCATATCGTGCGGCGGCTGCGCGACCGGTATCGGTGTGTCGCCGTCGACTACCTGGGTTTCGGATTGTCCGAGCGCCCTGCGGGTTTCGGTTACACCGTCGCCGAACACACCGCGGTCCTCGGCGAGCTGATCGATCATCTGCGGCTGGACGGCTTCGTACTGATGGGACACGATTGGGGCGGGCCGATCGGTCTCGGCGCGGTCACCGAGCGCGCGGACCGTGTGCGCGGAATCGTGTTGGGCAACACCGTATTCTGGCCGATCGAAGCGCTCGCGAATCGGGCCTTCAGCATGGTCATGAGCAGTCGTCCGATGCAGCGGCGGATCCTCGAGCGGAATTTCCTCATCGAGCGCGTGTTGCTCGGGGAGCTGGGGCACACGCTCACCCCGGCCGAGGCCGACCACTATCGCGCCGTGCAGCCAACTGCGGCCGCCCGGCGCGGACTTGCCGTGATGCCCAAGGAGATTCGCGCCGCCCGCCCGCTGCTGGACCAACTCGCCCGCGACGTGCCCGCCCAACTCGGCGATAAGCCGACCCTTTTGGTGTGGGGGATGCGTGACATGGTGTTCCGTCCGAACGACTGCATCCCCCGAATGCGCTCCGCCTTCACCGATCTCGACATAGTCGAGCTGCCGAACGCTCGGCATTTCATCCAGGAACACGCACCGGACGCGATCGCGACGGCGATCGCGCGGCGCTTTCGTTGA
- the thpD gene encoding ectoine hydroxylase, with product MSDNRFAESAVDRYPTRTADRAVAVERPDPTVWGAVETPELAGFRDNGFAIIDGLLTIGEVDRVSAEIDRLASDPALRGDERVITEKTSDEVRSIFEVHRISPLIADLVRESRIAGLARQVLGSEVYIHQSRVNYMPGFRGAGFYWHSDFETWHAEDGMPSPRAVSLSIALCDNVPYNGSLMLIPGSHRTFVPCQGRTPAKHYQESLREQQIGVPAPADITELAHRHGIAQFTGKAGAALLFDSNIMHGSANNITPFPRSNLFIVFNSVENTLDAPYAADAPRPTYFASRDFTPVI from the coding sequence ATGAGTGACAATCGTTTCGCGGAGTCGGCCGTCGATCGGTATCCGACGCGCACCGCGGACCGGGCCGTCGCCGTCGAGCGGCCCGACCCTACGGTGTGGGGCGCCGTGGAAACCCCGGAGCTGGCCGGCTTCCGCGATAACGGCTTCGCGATCATCGACGGTCTGCTGACCATCGGCGAAGTGGATCGGGTCTCCGCCGAAATCGACCGACTGGCAAGCGATCCCGCGCTGCGCGGAGATGAGCGGGTGATCACCGAGAAGACTTCGGACGAGGTGCGCTCGATCTTCGAGGTACACCGGATCAGCCCGCTGATCGCGGATCTGGTGCGGGAGTCGCGGATCGCCGGGCTGGCCAGGCAGGTGCTGGGCTCGGAGGTGTACATCCATCAGAGCCGGGTGAACTATATGCCGGGATTCCGCGGCGCCGGATTCTACTGGCACTCCGATTTCGAGACCTGGCACGCCGAGGACGGAATGCCGTCACCGCGCGCGGTGAGCCTTTCGATCGCGTTGTGCGACAACGTTCCCTACAACGGCAGCCTCATGCTGATCCCGGGATCGCATCGTACGTTCGTGCCGTGTCAGGGCCGCACACCGGCGAAGCACTACCAGGAGTCGCTGCGCGAGCAGCAGATCGGTGTGCCCGCGCCCGCCGACATCACCGAGCTCGCGCACCGGCACGGCATCGCGCAGTTCACCGGAAAGGCCGGTGCGGCACTGCTGTTCGACTCGAACATCATGCACGGTTCGGCGAACAACATCACGCCGTTCCCGCGTTCCAACCTGTTCATCGTGTTCAACAGCGTCGAGAACACCCTCGACGCGCCGTACGCGGCGGACGCTCCCCGCCCCACCTATTTCGCCAGCCGCGATTTCACGCCGGTGATCTGA
- a CDS encoding ectoine synthase, producing the protein MIVRSTEEITGTERDVAGTGWRSKRIVLGGDGVGFSFHETTIEAGTVHEFHYRNHIEAVWLVEGEGTLTDLDNDVRYELRPGSMYLLDGHERHRLEVRVGMRMMCVFNPPVTGQEVHDEDGVYPLVAVGNGSAAE; encoded by the coding sequence ATGATCGTGCGCAGCACCGAGGAAATCACCGGAACCGAGCGCGATGTGGCCGGAACCGGTTGGCGCAGTAAGCGAATCGTGCTCGGCGGCGACGGGGTCGGCTTCTCCTTCCACGAGACGACCATCGAGGCGGGCACCGTACACGAATTCCACTACCGCAACCACATCGAGGCGGTCTGGCTGGTGGAAGGCGAAGGGACGCTGACCGATCTCGACAACGACGTCCGCTACGAGCTGCGGCCCGGCTCGATGTATCTGCTGGACGGACACGAGCGGCACCGGCTGGAGGTCCGCGTCGGCATGCGGATGATGTGCGTATTCAACCCGCCGGTCACCGGGCAGGAGGTTCATGACGAGGACGGCGTCTATCCGCTGGTCGCCGTCGGAAATGGGAGTGCTGCCGAATGA